CTCGATCGCCTCGATCTCGCGCCGCCACGTCAGCTTGACCCCAGCCGGGCAGATGATAAGGAACGGCCCTTCTGGAGCGGCTTCACGCAGGGCAATAATCGCCTGGCGCGTCTTGCCGAGCCCCATGTCGTCGGCGAGGATGGCGCGCCGCCGTGAAAGCAGGAACGCGATGCCGCTTTGCTGATGGCGGTACAAGCCGGGATACGCCTTCGCTAATTGACGAGCTGCTTCCTCGAGCGCATCGGAGGACGGGGTAACGGCAATGACTTCATTTTCGTATGTCATAGTTCGTCACCTTCCTTTTCGAGCACGCAGCAGGGTGCCCTTGCCTCGCGAACACTCCGCGAGAACCCTTCACCCGGCGCGTCTTCACCCTGCGTGACGCGGCAGCGCGGGCCGCGGCTCTTCAAGCGTTCGACCGCGCGAGGTCCACGCAGAGCGACCCCGGCCAGCACCGTCGCTCGCGCAGTCCTTCGCGAACCGGATCCGAACTAGTGTTCTATATAATACCGACGAAACAAGCGCCTGTCAAGCCTCTTGCCCTCGCTGAACGGGGCGGTGTCACCGAGGGGGGACGAAACGCTGCTCTCTCCCTCGATGCGGGCATCGTTGAGGAGGCGGGAGAGGCGCCGGGCGACGCTCCCCTCTGCCGGCGGTGCGCCGTTCGATTGCAGACGTGGTGAGTGTGTAATCCAATAAACTGGGTGAGGCGGCATACCGCGACCGACTGTCGCGCTTCGGCTGCAGCCGTGGAAGATGGATCCTGAGAGGCCGTCGGCCAGTGGAGGGAAGAGCATCATGGCGAAGATCGAACACCCCGCGGCTCCACCGCTCGCAGACCTTCCGGAACGGCGACCCCGCGCCGCCCGCGCCGGCCCGCTGCTCAGCCGGTTCGACGTCACCGTTCAGGTCGTGACGCCTATCCTCGGCGGGAGCGTCCAGCCGCGCACCGTCGATGAAATCGACGTCATCCGGCCGGCCACCGTGCGCGGCCACCTGCGCTTCTGGTGGCGGGCGCTCCACGGCCACCGCTACGCCACCGCCGAGCAGCTCTTTGACGCCGAGAGCGCGCTCTGGGGCCGCGCCGCCACCGACCAAGGCGGCCGCTCAGCGGTCGAGCTTGCGGTCCAAATCGAGCGGCGTTCTCAAAAGGATGGCAGCAACGTGAGCTTGGGCGACACGGGCGCGTATGCGCTCTGGCCAGCTCGTGAGACCAGAGAGCGCGGCGCGGTCAAAGACCCAGCAGCGCCGCGCTGGTGCCCGGGCATCCAGGTTCGCTTTGAGTTCACGGTGCCGGCGGCCCGCGCACAGGAAGTGCGCGACACCGTGCGGGCGTGGCTGCTCTTCGGCGGCTACGGCGGGCGGACGCGGCGCGGCGTCGGCAGCCTCACGGCGCTTTCGGACAAAGAAGCGTGGCTGCCGAAGGCGGCAAGCCGCGAGGAGTTCCAGCGTCTCTTCGGCCGCGACATCTTCGCGAACGCCGGCGCGTCGCGGGAGACGCCGCTGCTGGCCGGGGCGCGCCTCTTCGCCGGCCAGCCGGAGCCGGGTGCGATTCGGGCATGGACCGCCGCGCTCGGGTGGCTGCAGGACTTCCGCCAAGGGACGCGCGGCGCCCAAGGCGAGCGCGCGCGGGAGCCCGACCCGCAAGGAGGCAAGCGGGCATCGATTTCCAACTGGCCGGAGGCGGACAAGGTGCGGCATCTCACCGGCAAGACGAGCGGCCACACGCCTCGCCATAACGGGACGCCAGCGTGGCCGCGGGCCGGGTTCGGCCTGCCGATCATCGGCCGCTTTCAGAAGGATGGCCGCAATGGCAGGCGGCTCGACGAGCCTGAGGGGTTCGAGCTCCGATGGCGCTCCAACGGCACGGAGCACGATCGTCTCGCCAGCCCGCTGATTGTCAAGCCGCTTGCCCTCGCGAACGGCCAATTCGTGCCGATCGCGCTTTGGTTCACCCGCGCCTTGCCCCCTGACGCCCGCGTGTTCCTTAAAGGCGTGCCCGATTCCGACGCGCCGTTTGACCGGCTGGTCGCGCCGGGCGATACGCCGCGCTTCAAGGCGCTGCAGGGCAAGACGTCGCTGCGGGACGCCTTCCTCGACTGGCTCGCCGAGACGAATCGCGCGAAGGCGGTGGTCCGATGACACGCTCGCTGCTGCTCGTGACGCTTGGGCCGGTGCAGGGCTTCATCGCTCAAGCGCGCCGGACCCGCGACCTCTGGTACGGCAGTCATCTCCTTTCTGAGCTGAGCCGGGCGGCGGCGCGGGCACTCGTCGCTCAAGGCGCACAGCTCATCTTCCCGGCGCTCGCGGCGGGCGACCCTGAGCTGACCCGCTGCGACGAGCCGGTTCGCGCTAATGGCCGGCCGCCGCAGGCGATCCCGAACAAGCTGCTCGCGCTCACGCCTGACGGCGCTGACCCTGCCGTCATTGCGCGCGCCACGCGCGATGAAGTGACGCGTTTCTGGCGCACGGGGATTGCTGCCCGGGTCCGGCAGCGCTGCGCCGGCCTGATCTCCCCCAATATCGACGACGTGTGGCGCGAACAGGTCGAGACATTCCTCGAGTTCACGGCTGCCTGGGCGCCGGCAGACAACTTTGTCGAGGCGCGGCGCAAAGTCGCGCAGGCGGTCGATGGGCGCAAGCTCCTGCGCGATTTCACCGCCTGGGAATGGCAGCGCGGCGCCGTCCCGAACTCGAGCCTCGACGGGGCGAGGAAGACCGTCTTAAGGCTGCCGGATGCCCGCGACAAGGCGCTTGCAACGACCTACCGTATCGGGGACGGCGAAAACCTCGACGCCATCGGGCTGATCAAGCGCGCCGGCGGCGACCCCGACCAGTTCGTCCCTGTCGTCAACGTCGCCGTCGCCGATTGGGCGGCCTACGCACGGGAGATTGCCGCTAAAGAGATGGAAGAACTCGCCGAGGCCGCACGCGAAATCGGGCTCTCCCGCGTCTCCCGCGACCTTCCGTGCGCGCGGCCGTTCCGGTTCGATGCCAGCATCTTCTTCCCCGACCGCTGGCCGGCAGTGTTCAAAGAGCAGGATCTCAACGGTGAGCAGGATCTCAACGGTGACCCGCAGGAGTGGGGAGAGACCTGGGTTCGGCCGGTGCTGCGGCGAGCGAAGGAGCCGTTTCCCTATGTCGCGTTCCTCGTCGCCGACGGCGACCGCGTCGGGCGAGCGCTCGATACCCTCGATTCGCCGGAGAAGCTTCAGACGTTCTCGAAGCAGCTCGCCGAGTTCGCGGGCGAGGCGCGCGACATTGTCGAGCAGCGGCATCGCGGCGCGCTGATCTATTCGGGCGGCGACGATGTGCTCGCCATCCTGCCGGTGCCGCAGGCGGTGGCCTGCGCCGACGCGCTCCGCCGGGGCTTTGCTGACGCTATGGCAAAGACGGGCGTTCCCGCCGGCGACCGGCCGACGCTCTCGGTCGGCATCGGCATCGGCCACGTGATGGAAGGCATGGGCGATCTTCTCGACCTCGCTCGGGACGCCGAGCGCGAGGCGAAGAAGGAGCGCAACGCCCTCGCCGTCATCGTCGACCGCCGCTCCGGCGACCGGCGCGTCTGGCGCGCTTCATGGAACTCCGACCCCGCCAGCCGGCTCAGGGAGGATGCAGAGCTGCTCGCAGGACCGCTCTCCTCCCGCAAGGTGTATGAGATCGCGGCCGTCCTCCGCCGGCTGCCGCTGGCCGAGGCGGTCGATGGCGATGCGGAATGGAGAGCGCTGCTCGCGGGCGAGGTGAAGCGCGCTCTGGCGCGCGCGGGCGAGGGCAGCCTGACGCCGGCCGAGGTCGGGCTCGACCTTCCCAAATCGTACCGCGAGTGCCGCGAGGCGGTCGAGCAGTGGGTCAACCGAGTGCTGCTTGCCCGCGTGCTCGAGATGGCGAAACCCGGCGCATCGCGCGCTCAGGAGGAACGATGACCGAGACCGCGCATCTCGCGCTCATTCCTCGCGACGGGCTGTTCTGCAAAGACGGGCGCGGCTGGTTTACCAGCGCCTCGAACCGCGGCCACGCGCTCGACTGGCCGTGGCCCCAGACTATCCTCGGCGCGCTCCGGACCGCCTGGGGGCGCACGGAAGAAGCGCGGCGCGGCCGCGCCTTTCGTCCCGATGAGTGGGCTGACCAGACAGCGGCGATCGCGCTTGGGCCGACGTTCCCGCTCCGCCGGCCGCACGGCGCGGCGTGGGAACCCGGCCAGCGGATGTGGCCGGCGCCGGCCGATGCCCGCTGGCTGAAGGACGAGAAGGAGGTGGCGCGCCTCGACCCGGTGCCAAGCGACGTGCCGACCTTGGGCCGCGACGACGACGACGCGCGCGAGGCGCTCTGGCGTCCGCAGCTTGACGACCGGCAGAAACCGGAACCGCCACCCGCGTGGCTGCCCGACGCCGATTTCATCGCCTGGCTGGCCGGCCGTCCCGTCCCTGTCCGACGGGAGCGGTTCCGGCTCGCAAAGCGTGTCCAAATCCATGTTACGGTGGACCCCAGTACCCTCACAGCGAAGGAGGGGCTGCTCTACTCCCACGATGTCGTCGAGACGGTGGAGCGCGATGCCGAGTGGGCGATCGGCGCCGAGGTGACCCTTCCGAGCGCCGGGCTGCGCTGGGCGACGATCGGGGCGGATGCCCGGCTGGCCGCAGTCGAGCCGCTGCCCGCGGAGCTGTTCGCGCCGCCGCCCGCGCTGCTCGAGGCGTTCCGGGCAGGAAGCCGCGGCCTGCGGCTGGTCGTCGTCACGCCGGCGTGGTTCCGCCGCGGCTGGCTGCCGAACGGCCTCCAGCGCGATGACGAAACGAAGACGTATCGCGGCCGGCTGCGCGGTCTCGAGGTCGACCTCGTCCTGCGCGCCGCGTTCGTCCCTCGTCCGATCGAGGTCTCGGGCTGGGCGGTGCGCGAGGGGGTCGCCAAGCGCTCGGACCGACTTGTTCCGCCCGGAGCGGTCTACTTCTTCGAACGCGCCGACGGCGGCGTCTTTACCGACGCCGAGGCGCGGGCGCTCTGGCTCGCTCAGCTTGGCTCGCGCCCGAGCGGAGGCTATGGCCGCGTCGTCCCAGGTGTCTGGACCCCTGCAAGGAGGAGCTGATGATCGTCCGTCCTTTCCTCGTCCATGCGCTTTCTCCGCTCCACGCCGGCGTCGGCCACGCGGCAGACGTCGTCGACCTGCCGATCGCGCGCCTGAAAGCAACCGGCATCCCGTTCATCCCCGGGTCGTCGCTGAAGGGCGTCCTCCGCGACGCCCGCCAAAATGCCAATACCGAGGACAATAACAACGAGGAGAGGCTCAAGGCGGTCTTCGGGCCGCCGACCGGCGAGGCGCATGAGCATGCCAGCGCGCTCTCGCTGACCGACGCTCGCCTGCTCGCGATGCCGGTGCGCAGCTTCCGCGGCGTCTTCGCGTGGACAACCTCGCCCTTGCTGCTCAAGCTCGCCAAGCGCGACCTCAATGAGCGCGCCCGCGACCTTCCCGTCCCGGCGATCGACGGCCGGCGGGCGCTCGTTACCAGCGGAAGCGCCGTTCTCCACAAGAACCATGTCTATCTCGGTGAACTCGACCTCGAAGCTGCCGCCTCGCCGGAGGCCGCCCGCTGGGCGCAGTTCCTCGCTCCCTGGATCTCGCCCGAGGAGGACATCTTCTCGAAGCGGTTTGTCATCGTCGACGACGACACGATGGCGTTCTTCATGGAGACGGCGACCCAAGTCGACGCTCGCGTTCGGCTCGACGACACGACCCGGACGGTCGCCCAAGGCGCGCTCTGGCTCGAGGAGAGCTTGCCGCCGGAGACGGTGCTGATTGGGCTGCTCGTCGCTGACCGGAGCCGCAGGAACGGCAAGCTGGGGCCGCTCTCTCCCGAGGAAGTTGCTGACTTCGCTCTGCCTCGCGAGGAAACGCTGCAGATCGGCGGCAAAGCGACGACCGGCCACGGCCGCTGCCGCATCATCCCGGTTTCGTGAGGAGGGGACGACGATGACGACCACCTCTCAGCAGTCCTCTGCCAGCAAGAACCCCACCCTCTTCCGCGACCAGCAGCGCGCCCGCCATGCCTATCGCTGCGTCGCCAGCGTCAAGCCTCACGAACAGCGCGACTACGAGATTGCCGTCAACGACCTCGGCGCAAACATCCTGCGCGGCGGGCTGTGCGCGGCGCTTGCCGCCCTCCAGCGGCTCGGCCCGCGCGGCGAGGTCGTCCTCGCGCATCTCGCCGCGGCGGGTGTCCCGGGTCTCGAGAGGGCGGACAAGACGACGCTCGTCGACGAGGTCCGCAAGCTGGATACCGACGGATATATCCTCGCGACCCGGGAGATGCTGCGCGTCGCCGCGTGGCTGAAGCGGGCTGCCCAAGCTACCTTCGGGACAACGGAGGCGTGAGATGCGGGCAGTGTTGGAGAACATCGTCAAGAGCGGCGAGACGCCGAGCCACCTCGCCCTCGCCTATGATGCCTGGGCGCCGGTCTCGCCGGGCGACGGCAAAGTGCCGGACAACGACCGGCAAGCGTGGCTCGGCAAGCTGGCCGACATTCCCGTCGACCCGGACTACGCCCGGTTCTTCGAGCGGTGGAAAGCGAGCTTCCGCGCTGAAGGCGACCGGGCGCTCGAGGTGACGCTCGCCAGCCGCCTGCTCATCGGGCACGGCAATTCCAGCGCCACCGACGTCGGGCTGACCGTCCATCACACTTGGGGCGTGCCGGTCATTCCCGGCACGGCGCTGAAGGGGCTGCTCGCGCACTATGTCGACGCCGTCTACGGTCCTGACGGCCAAGACGCGGCGGACGAAGAGCAGAAGCGGCGGCGCTATCGCGGCATCACGTGGGACGGCCGCCGCATCAGGCGCGGGCCCGGGGAGGTGTACCGCGCGCTCTTCGGCGCGCCCGAGACCGATGAGGACGACTGGCTGCGCGCGGCCGGCCAGCCTGCGGGCGCCTCAGCCGGCCTCGTCACCTTTCACGATGCGCTCTACGTGCCGGGCAGCGGCATACCGTTCGCTATGGATGTGCTGACGGTTCATCAGAAGCGCTATTACGATGCGCACAACATGCCGGGCGCCCAGAACGGGCCGTGGCCGAACGACTACGACAGTCCGAACCCGGTCTCCTTTCTCACCGTTCGCCCGCATGTGCGGTTCTTGCTCGCGCTCTCCGGCCCGCCCGACTGGACGGCGCTCGCTGAGCACCTTCTTCTCGATGCCCTTGCCACGTGGGGCATCGGCGCCAAAACGAGCGCCGGCTACGGGCGACTGACCGCAACTTCGGCGGCAGATACTAGAGCCCAAGTGGCGCCTCCTCGTAAGACTGCGATGCCGAACAACGGCGACCTCGTTGAGGCTGTACTGGTTGAACGGAGACCGAACGGCAGTTGGATCGCCAAGCACGAGCCATCAGGCTTGCAGGGGCCGATCTTGAATTCTTCCGCTGTACCGAGTGAAAAGAAGGTTGGCGATCGGATAGCACTGGTGGTGGCTAATCGAAGTCAACGCCAGTTTCGTGTGCCTGCTCCTCAGCAAGGTATGCAGTCTCCTCAAAAAAAGAGATAAGCGGCCATGAACGAGCACCGTCAAGTTCTGCTGATCTGCACCGTTGGCGGCAGCCCAGAGCCGATCATCACGAGCATCAAGGAACTGAAGCCCGCGCGCGTCTGCTTTGTCCCGTCAAGGGACTCTCATGTCCGCGTCGCCTCCACGATCGTCCCGAAATGCGAGCTTCCTCCCGGGATGTACAGAAGCTACGTGGTCGAGAACCCGCAGCATCTTGCCGAGTGCATCGAGGCGATGCGCAAGCTGAACGACGAGGTAGAGGACTGGCTCGGCCGCGGCGACGAGTACGAGGTTGTGGTCGACGTGACGGGCGGGACGAAACTGATGACGGCGGCGCTCGCGCTCGTCGCGGCGCGCTGGCCGAGGTGTACCTTCTCCTACGTCGGCGGCGAGGTCCGGGACCGCGAGGGGCTTGGCATTGTCCAGACCGGGACGGAGCGCGTCATCCTCGTCCCGAACCCGGTTGAACTGCTCGGGATGGCGGCGCTGCAAGATTTCATGCTGCTTTTCGACCACGGCGACTACGCCTCTGCCCGCCGGCTCGCCGAGGAGAGCAAGCGGAACGTCCGTGAGAAGCATCGCAAACAGCAGTTCGCTGCGCTCGAGCAGCTTGCCAAGGCCTTCGAACAGTGGGATCAGTTCGATCATGCTGCCGCGCTCGCATCGTTGTCCTCCATCGACCGAAACGGCTTGCGCGCTGCTCTCGGCGACGGGCGCGCCGACCGCATTCTGAAACAGTGCGACCAGTTACGCGGGTATCTCGAGCGCCTGGAGGGGACCGAGTCGCCGCCGGTCCGCGACCTGATCATCGACCTGATCGCCAACGCCAAGCGCCGCAAGGACGAGCACCTCTACGACGACGCTGTCGCGCGCCTCTACCGCGCCATCGAGGCGCTCGGGCAGTTGGCTATCCAAGACTACGGCTTCGAGGGGAGCGACAAAATTCCCGTGGAGCGGCTGCCGGAGGCCCTGCGCGAAAAGTGGGCGGCCCGCGCGGAGAACGGCATCGTCAAGCTAGGGCTGCAGGATCTCTATCTTCTCCTTGACTCTCTCGGTGCCCCGCTCGGCGCGAAGTTCCGCGAATTGGGTCTCGACGGCGAGAAGTCGCCGCTTGTGGCGCGCAACAACTCGATCTTGGCGCACGGCTTTGCGAGGGTGTCGGATAAGGCCTTCGAGCAGCTCTGGACGGCGGCGCTCGCCCTTGCCGCGGTCGTCGGCATCACGGAGCGCGACCTGCCGGTCTTCCCGAAGATGAACCCCTCGTAGGCGGGAAGAGGGGCTAGCCGGCCCGCCGGTCGGCCTCCATCTCCTTACGCAGCTGAAGCGATGACCAGATCGGCACGCCGACTTGGATCGCAATCTGCACCGGAATCAGGCAGAGCCCGACGATAACGAGCGAGAGAATAAGGATCGCCGTCCAGGCCAGCACGTTGTAGAGAAGGAACGCGGCGAGGCGGATAATGCCGTCGGTTGTCCGGCCGGCGTAGAGATAGCCGATGCCGAGAAAGCCGAACAGCCCGGGGATCAGCTCGAGGAGAAAGGCCGTGCTTGGGTCTTTCTGCCCGCCCGCGACCGCCGGCGCGGAGCTGAGGATCGCTGGCCCAGCAGTCTCGGCGAACGCGGGGCGGTCGCTCGCAAGCGGCGACGGCTCGGGGGGGACGCCCGATATCGCGGCGCCGGCAGCGGGCTCAAGCGGCGGCGCGCTGCCTTCCGTGGCCGCTCGGGGAGTGGCGACCTCCTCCGCACCAGGCGGCCCACTCGGCGCCGGCGCCGGCCCGCTGGGTTCGTCGCTCCGTTCGCTCGCGGCCTCCGTCGACGCGCTCAGCGGGGCAGGCGGTTCGACAGCTGCCGCGGTCTCGGCGAGCGATGCGCTTGGCGGCGCGGCCGCCGAAGGGGGCGCGGCCGGCTCCTCGAGAGACGAGGAGCTCCAGAGGGGGTCGCTTCGTTCGTCTGCGCGCTCGAGAGCCGGCTCGTCCCAGAGCGGGCCGCGCCGCTCCTCGCCCGGAAGATCGCCAGCGCGCGCGGTCGTCGGCTCGTTCTCGGGCATGAACGTCGGTTCGACGCCGGGGTAGGGCGCTTGCCGCGCCGGGTCCGTTGCTCCACGGTCGCCATGGGGATCCTGGTCGGGGCCGCGGGTGTCGCTCACACTTCCCTCCCTCGGCGGAACGAGCCCTCCGGCGCGGCGGGCTGCCGCTCACGGCGCATTGTATCCTAGGCGCCGGCCGCATTCGGTCGTCTGATGTGCGAAGATTGTGCAGGACCCATGTCGCTTGCAACGACGGTCGCCCTCAAAGAGCGTGTTCGCCGCGCGGTCGATGAGCGCCAGGAGGACTTGATCGCGCTCAGCCGGGCGATCCACGCTGACCCAGAGCTTGCGTTTCAGGAGGTTCGCGCCGCCGCCCGCCTAACCGCGCTGCTCGAGGCAGGGGGGTTCGTCGTTGCGCGCGGCGTTGGCGGCTTGGCAACGGCCTTCCGCGCCGAGTTCGGCAGCGGCAGCCCGACGATTGGGATCTGCGCCGAGTATGATGCGCTGCCGGAGCTCGGCCATGGCTGCGGGCATAACGTCATCGCGGCGGCAGCTGTCGGCGCCGGGCTGGCACTAGCGTCGCTCGGCAGCCGCTTGCCCGGCCGGGTTGTCGTCATCGGCACGCCGGCTGAGGAGGGCGGCGGTGGCAAGGTGATCCTGCTTGAGCGAGGTGTCTTCCACGACCTTGACGCCGCGATGATGATCCACCCGGCGACGCGCAATCTGGTCGATCGCGGCTCGCTCGCCTCGCTGCGCGTCGAGGTGACGTACCTTGGCCGGTCGGTCCATGCAGATGCGCCGCCGGGCAGCGGCATCAGCGCCCTCGACCCGATGATCCAGCTCTTCGCCGGGGCGAATGCGCTCCGTGCCGGCATGCTGCCGACGGCCCGGCTGCACGGCATCATCGTCGAGGGAGGGAGCACGCCGACGCTGCTTCCCGGCCGCACCGTCGCCCGCTTCTCAATCCGCGCTTCTGAGCGGCAGTATGCCGAGCACCTCCTCGAACGTTTCCGGCGGGTGGCGGAAGCGGCTGCTCTGGCGACCGGCGCTGAGGCGCAGGTCGTCGTCGCCCCCGGCTATGAGAATATGGTGCCCAACCGCGCGATCGCCCGCGCCTTTGCCGCCAATCTCGAGGCACTCGGCCGCGTCGTGACGCCGACGACCGGCAACGAGCGGATGGGCTCGACCGACATGGGCAATGTCAGTCAAGCGCTCCCGGCGGTCCACGCCTACCTGAGCATCGCCCGCGAAGGGATCAGCGGTCATTCCGCTGCCTTCCGCGACGCGGCAGGCTCGTCCGGCGGTGACCAAGCGGCGCTCGACGGTGCCCGCGCCCTCGCGATGACGGCGATCGATCTGATGACCGACCGCGACCTGTTCCGGCAGATGCAGGAGGAGTTTGCCGCTCAGCGCGCTGCCGGCCGGGTGAAGGGGCTTCCGCCCGCGTGAGCGCCCGCGCTCGCCTTCGCGAGGCAGTTCGCCGCCATCGGGACCCGCGCCGGCAAAAATGGAGCGAATGCGGCCGGCGACGATGGCTGCTCCCGCTGCTGCTCTTCCTCGGCGTGACAGGCGTCTTCTGGGCCATCCTCCCGCACCGGATCGACGCTCTTCGGCCGCTGGCGACGCCTCTGCCGGCGCCGACCGGCGACGAGCCGTACTACCTCGAAATGGCGCTCTCGCTGCTGCGTTACGGCTCGCTCGAGCTGACCCGCGCCCGCTCGATCGATCGTCTGTATTCCGAGTTCTATCCCGAGCCGCTCCTCGGGCATGAGGCCAACTCGCCGCGCGGCCATGTTTCGAAGCACTATCCCGGTCTCTCGGTCCTGATCGCGCCGTTCTATCTCGTTGGCGACGCGCTCGGCAGGGGCGCATACGGCGCAGGGCGCTTCGCGGTCGCGCTCGCGCTGGGCGTCGTCGGCGGCCTCGTCGCCATGAACATCTTCCTCGTAGCGCGCGAAACGGGCGGCGGGACCTGGTGGAGCGCCGCTGTTGCGCTGC
Above is a genomic segment from Dehalococcoidia bacterium containing:
- the cmr6 gene encoding type III-B CRISPR module RAMP protein Cmr6, with protein sequence MRAVLENIVKSGETPSHLALAYDAWAPVSPGDGKVPDNDRQAWLGKLADIPVDPDYARFFERWKASFRAEGDRALEVTLASRLLIGHGNSSATDVGLTVHHTWGVPVIPGTALKGLLAHYVDAVYGPDGQDAADEEQKRRRYRGITWDGRRIRRGPGEVYRALFGAPETDEDDWLRAAGQPAGASAGLVTFHDALYVPGSGIPFAMDVLTVHQKRYYDAHNMPGAQNGPWPNDYDSPNPVSFLTVRPHVRFLLALSGPPDWTALAEHLLLDALATWGIGAKTSAGYGRLTATSAADTRAQVAPPRKTAMPNNGDLVEAVLVERRPNGSWIAKHEPSGLQGPILNSSAVPSEKKVGDRIALVVANRSQRQFRVPAPQQGMQSPQKKR
- the cas10 gene encoding type III-B CRISPR-associated protein Cas10/Cmr2, whose product is MTRSLLLVTLGPVQGFIAQARRTRDLWYGSHLLSELSRAAARALVAQGAQLIFPALAAGDPELTRCDEPVRANGRPPQAIPNKLLALTPDGADPAVIARATRDEVTRFWRTGIAARVRQRCAGLISPNIDDVWREQVETFLEFTAAWAPADNFVEARRKVAQAVDGRKLLRDFTAWEWQRGAVPNSSLDGARKTVLRLPDARDKALATTYRIGDGENLDAIGLIKRAGGDPDQFVPVVNVAVADWAAYAREIAAKEMEELAEAAREIGLSRVSRDLPCARPFRFDASIFFPDRWPAVFKEQDLNGEQDLNGDPQEWGETWVRPVLRRAKEPFPYVAFLVADGDRVGRALDTLDSPEKLQTFSKQLAEFAGEARDIVEQRHRGALIYSGGDDVLAILPVPQAVACADALRRGFADAMAKTGVPAGDRPTLSVGIGIGHVMEGMGDLLDLARDAEREAKKERNALAVIVDRRSGDRRVWRASWNSDPASRLREDAELLAGPLSSRKVYEIAAVLRRLPLAEAVDGDAEWRALLAGEVKRALARAGEGSLTPAEVGLDLPKSYRECREAVEQWVNRVLLARVLEMAKPGASRAQEER
- the cmr4 gene encoding type III-B CRISPR module RAMP protein Cmr4 translates to MIVRPFLVHALSPLHAGVGHAADVVDLPIARLKATGIPFIPGSSLKGVLRDARQNANTEDNNNEERLKAVFGPPTGEAHEHASALSLTDARLLAMPVRSFRGVFAWTTSPLLLKLAKRDLNERARDLPVPAIDGRRALVTSGSAVLHKNHVYLGELDLEAAASPEAARWAQFLAPWISPEEDIFSKRFVIVDDDTMAFFMETATQVDARVRLDDTTRTVAQGALWLEESLPPETVLIGLLVADRSRRNGKLGPLSPEEVADFALPREETLQIGGKATTGHGRCRIIPVS
- a CDS encoding type III-B CRISPR module-associated protein Cmr3, with translation MTETAHLALIPRDGLFCKDGRGWFTSASNRGHALDWPWPQTILGALRTAWGRTEEARRGRAFRPDEWADQTAAIALGPTFPLRRPHGAAWEPGQRMWPAPADARWLKDEKEVARLDPVPSDVPTLGRDDDDAREALWRPQLDDRQKPEPPPAWLPDADFIAWLAGRPVPVRRERFRLAKRVQIHVTVDPSTLTAKEGLLYSHDVVETVERDAEWAIGAEVTLPSAGLRWATIGADARLAAVEPLPAELFAPPPALLEAFRAGSRGLRLVVVTPAWFRRGWLPNGLQRDDETKTYRGRLRGLEVDLVLRAAFVPRPIEVSGWAVREGVAKRSDRLVPPGAVYFFERADGGVFTDAEARALWLAQLGSRPSGGYGRVVPGVWTPARRS
- the cmr1 gene encoding type III-B CRISPR module RAMP protein Cmr1, which translates into the protein MAKIEHPAAPPLADLPERRPRAARAGPLLSRFDVTVQVVTPILGGSVQPRTVDEIDVIRPATVRGHLRFWWRALHGHRYATAEQLFDAESALWGRAATDQGGRSAVELAVQIERRSQKDGSNVSLGDTGAYALWPARETRERGAVKDPAAPRWCPGIQVRFEFTVPAARAQEVRDTVRAWLLFGGYGGRTRRGVGSLTALSDKEAWLPKAASREEFQRLFGRDIFANAGASRETPLLAGARLFAGQPEPGAIRAWTAALGWLQDFRQGTRGAQGERAREPDPQGGKRASISNWPEADKVRHLTGKTSGHTPRHNGTPAWPRAGFGLPIIGRFQKDGRNGRRLDEPEGFELRWRSNGTEHDRLASPLIVKPLALANGQFVPIALWFTRALPPDARVFLKGVPDSDAPFDRLVAPGDTPRFKALQGKTSLRDAFLDWLAETNRAKAVVR
- a CDS encoding type III-B CRISPR module-associated protein Cmr5 — encoded protein: MTTTSQQSSASKNPTLFRDQQRARHAYRCVASVKPHEQRDYEIAVNDLGANILRGGLCAALAALQRLGPRGEVVLAHLAAAGVPGLERADKTTLVDEVRKLDTDGYILATREMLRVAAWLKRAAQATFGTTEA
- a CDS encoding TIGR02710 family CRISPR-associated CARF protein, whose product is MNEHRQVLLICTVGGSPEPIITSIKELKPARVCFVPSRDSHVRVASTIVPKCELPPGMYRSYVVENPQHLAECIEAMRKLNDEVEDWLGRGDEYEVVVDVTGGTKLMTAALALVAARWPRCTFSYVGGEVRDREGLGIVQTGTERVILVPNPVELLGMAALQDFMLLFDHGDYASARRLAEESKRNVREKHRKQQFAALEQLAKAFEQWDQFDHAAALASLSSIDRNGLRAALGDGRADRILKQCDQLRGYLERLEGTESPPVRDLIIDLIANAKRRKDEHLYDDAVARLYRAIEALGQLAIQDYGFEGSDKIPVERLPEALREKWAARAENGIVKLGLQDLYLLLDSLGAPLGAKFRELGLDGEKSPLVARNNSILAHGFARVSDKAFEQLWTAALALAAVVGITERDLPVFPKMNPS
- a CDS encoding amidohydrolase codes for the protein MSLATTVALKERVRRAVDERQEDLIALSRAIHADPELAFQEVRAAARLTALLEAGGFVVARGVGGLATAFRAEFGSGSPTIGICAEYDALPELGHGCGHNVIAAAAVGAGLALASLGSRLPGRVVVIGTPAEEGGGGKVILLERGVFHDLDAAMMIHPATRNLVDRGSLASLRVEVTYLGRSVHADAPPGSGISALDPMIQLFAGANALRAGMLPTARLHGIIVEGGSTPTLLPGRTVARFSIRASERQYAEHLLERFRRVAEAAALATGAEAQVVVAPGYENMVPNRAIARAFAANLEALGRVVTPTTGNERMGSTDMGNVSQALPAVHAYLSIAREGISGHSAAFRDAAGSSGGDQAALDGARALAMTAIDLMTDRDLFRQMQEEFAAQRAAGRVKGLPPA